CGAGCCGCGTGCGCACCGCCGGATCCGCAGGCGGTCCGGGGAACAGCCCCTGCGCGAGACTGCGAAGGTAAAGCCCGGTGCCGCCACAGACGACGGCAACACGGCCGCGCGCATGAATGCCGGCCAGCGACGCCAGCGCTGCGTTGCGCCACGCAGCCACGTCCCATGCCGCATCCGGATCAACGACGTCGATGAGGTGATGCGCCGCGCGACGGCGCTGATCGGCCGTCGGCTTGGCCGTGCCGACGTCCATGTACCGGAAAACCTGGCGCGAATCGGCGCCGACGATTTCGCCGCCGAGCGCTTCGGCGAGCACGATGGCAAGCTCGCTCTTTCCGGATGCCGTCGGCCCTGCAACGACGAGCACGCGCGATGGCAGACGCAGCAGGCCGCTGCCGGCCTCACCGCTCGCCGGCGCCGTGCGGCTCACTCGAACGCCTCGGGAATGCCTTTCGAGTCGCTGCGGAACTCGCGATGACAATCGCGGCATGCCGACGCGACGTCGGTGCGCGCGCTCGCGACGCCGTCGGCGTCGTTTCGTGCGGCGGCCTCCTTGAGCTGCGTGGCGGCATCCTCGAGCGCCCGGCCGCGTACCGAGAAGCGTCCGCGCGCCGGCAACTCGAGCCCCTTCGGCGGATGTCCGGCGAGGTCGCGCGCTGCGACCTCGAGCTTCTCGGCCGCATCGGCGATGCGCGGATAGACGCCTTCCCACCGGTCGTGCTCGTCGATCTGGCCCGGAACGTCTTTTCGCACTGCCGCATCGAACGACTTCATCACGGTGCGAAGCTCGCCGGCACGGCTCATGTGATCTTCGCTCGTCATCTGGCGTCCGTTCGCCTGCGCGGCCTGGCGCGATGCGGAAGACGCCTGCTCGCGTGACGTCGTCGCGCATCCGGCCGCGAGCGCTCCGCTCGCGATCACGCAGGCAAAGAGATGCATCCAGTCGGGCAAGAGAGTTCTCATCGATGTCCTTGTCAGCGTCCGAACATGCGCTCGACCTGTCCGCGCGAAAGCGGCCTGGCCACCGGCCGGCCGTGCGGACACGTCGAATGGTAGGAGACCGTTGCCATCTCGGCGAGCAGCGCGCGAGCCGCCGCCGGATCGAGCCGCTTGCCGACGCGTACCGCAGCATGGCAGGCAACCGTTGCCATGATGCGCTCGGCAAGTCGCTCGGCCGCGCGCGCGCGGCCCGCTTCGACCAGATCGGAGGCAACTGCCTCGACGAGCGAATGCGGATCGGCCGATCCGGCCATTGCGGGAACCGCGCGCACCACCACGTCTTCGTCGCCGAACGGCTCGATCTCCCAGCCGAGCGATTCGAGCGCGTCGCGACCTCCAGCGCAGGCCTCCACGCCTGCGGCTCCGACGTGCACGCGCTCGGGCAGCAGCAGCGCCTGGCGCGCGACCTCGCGCCCGGAGAACGCCTCCATCAGCCGTTCGAAAAGAATTCGTTCGTGCGCGGCGTGCTGATCGACCAGCAGCACTTCACCGTCGCCTTCGCAGACGAAGTAACCGTCGAAGATCTGACCGATTACGTGAAAGCGACCGAGCGCATCGGCTTCGCGCTCGCGGCCGAGATCGATCGCGAGCTGCTCGCGCGGCTCTTCCCGGGTTTGCGCTGCCGCCGGCTCGTAGCCCGGGATGTGCGAGTCCGCGGCAATCGGAGCGGCGTCCTGTCTGCGCGCCTGCGCCTCGGTCGCCGGCTCGTACGGCGCAGCCTTTCGGCGCGGCATGGACGACTGGGCGGGCGGCGTGTGCGAGACGACCCTTCGCCGCAGCGATTCGGTCGCATCGAGTCCCCATCGGCCGAGCGGGCTCGCCGACTGCCGAAGCGCATCGCGCACCGCTTCGGTCACGAAGCGCCGAGCATCGTCCGGGCGCGAAAAGCGCACTTCGAGCTTGGACGGATGCACGTTGACGTCGACTTCGCCCGGGTCGCAGTCGAAGAACAGCGAGACCGCCGGGTAGCGGCCTTTGAGCAGATAAGTCTGGTAGCCCTCGAGCACCGCCTGGAACAGCAGCCGTTCGCGCACCGCGCGCCCGCCGACGAAGATCGCCATGCGCCGCGCCGTGCCCC
This sequence is a window from Candidatus Limnocylindrales bacterium. Protein-coding genes within it:
- a CDS encoding cytochrome c; this encodes MRTLLPDWMHLFACVIASGALAAGCATTSREQASSASRQAAQANGRQMTSEDHMSRAGELRTVMKSFDAAVRKDVPGQIDEHDRWEGVYPRIADAAEKLEVAARDLAGHPPKGLELPARGRFSVRGRALEDAATQLKEAAARNDADGVASARTDVASACRDCHREFRSDSKGIPEAFE
- the mutL gene encoding DNA mismatch repair endonuclease MutL codes for the protein MAERAPIALLDEATIAGIAAGEVVERPSAAVKELVENALDAGATHVRVEYDDRGPIRIAVVDDGSGIADHEIELALTRHATSKIRSLGDLDSATTFGFRGEALAAIASASDLDFVTAVEGAPGGTRVIVRGGRIVERAPAASRRGTRIHVEDLFASVPARRKFLKSAATEAAYVSDVVRRFALARPDVHFVLESSGRIALDVAPVASAQERVRQVFGREVAESLVEVDAHFAGLRLTGFISRPGAAWGTARRMAIFVGGRAVRERLLFQAVLEGYQTYLLKGRYPAVSLFFDCDPGEVDVNVHPSKLEVRFSRPDDARRFVTEAVRDALRQSASPLGRWGLDATESLRRRVVSHTPPAQSSMPRRKAAPYEPATEAQARRQDAAPIAADSHIPGYEPAAAQTREEPREQLAIDLGREREADALGRFHVIGQIFDGYFVCEGDGEVLLVDQHAAHERILFERLMEAFSGREVARQALLLPERVHVGAAGVEACAGGRDALESLGWEIEPFGDEDVVVRAVPAMAGSADPHSLVEAVASDLVEAGRARAAERLAERIMATVACHAAVRVGKRLDPAAARALLAEMATVSYHSTCPHGRPVARPLSRGQVERMFGR